From a region of the Paenibacillus sp. FSL R10-2734 genome:
- a CDS encoding alpha-ketoacid dehydrogenase subunit beta — protein sequence MAIMEYIDAIRLAMKEEMERDESVFVLGEDVGLKGGVFTTTKGLQEQFGEERVLDTPLAESAIAGVAIGAAMYGMKPIAEMQYSDFMLPATNQIISEAAKIRYRSNNDWNCPVVIRAPIGGGVFGGLYHSQCPESIFFGTPGLKIVAPYSAYDAKGLLKAAVRDPDPVLFFENKKCYKLIKEEVPEGDYTVPIGEANLLRQGTDITVIGYSLPLHFAMQAAEELEREEGITAHILDLRTLQPLDRDAIITAARQTGKVLIVHEDNKTGGIGGEVAAIIAEHCLFELDAPIFRLCGPDVPAMPISPPMEKFFMLSKEKVKAEMLRLAQY from the coding sequence ATGGCTATAATGGAATATATCGATGCTATTCGGCTTGCGATGAAGGAAGAAATGGAACGCGATGAATCCGTGTTCGTGCTTGGTGAAGATGTGGGTCTAAAAGGCGGCGTATTTACCACAACGAAAGGTCTGCAAGAGCAGTTTGGGGAAGAGCGTGTACTGGATACACCGCTTGCGGAATCAGCTATAGCTGGTGTGGCGATCGGTGCGGCCATGTATGGTATGAAGCCGATTGCTGAAATGCAGTATTCCGACTTCATGCTTCCAGCAACGAATCAAATTATTAGTGAAGCGGCTAAAATCCGCTATCGTTCAAATAACGATTGGAATTGTCCGGTTGTCATTCGTGCGCCTATCGGCGGCGGTGTGTTCGGCGGTCTGTATCATTCGCAGTGTCCGGAATCGATTTTCTTCGGTACACCTGGATTGAAGATTGTCGCACCATACTCTGCTTACGATGCTAAAGGATTACTGAAAGCAGCCGTACGTGATCCTGATCCGGTGCTATTCTTCGAGAATAAGAAGTGCTACAAGCTGATCAAGGAAGAAGTGCCAGAAGGCGATTATACGGTTCCTATTGGCGAAGCCAATTTGCTGCGGCAGGGGACGGATATTACGGTTATTGGCTATAGTTTGCCATTGCATTTTGCGATGCAAGCTGCAGAGGAATTGGAGCGCGAAGAAGGCATTACAGCGCATATTCTGGATCTACGGACCTTGCAGCCTCTAGATCGTGATGCGATCATAACAGCTGCTCGTCAGACCGGGAAGGTATTGATTGTGCACGAGGACAATAAGACAGGCGGTATTGGCGGCGAGGTGGCGGCGATTATCGCTGAGCATTGTCTGTTCGAACTAGACGCGCCGATCTTCCGTCTATGTGGTCCTGATGTTCCGGCTATGCCAATCAGCCCACCAATGGAGAAGTTCTTCATGCTTAGCAAAGAAAAAGTGAAGGCGGAAATGCTTCGACTGGCGCAATATTAA
- a CDS encoding dihydrolipoamide acetyltransferase family protein produces the protein MSDNQKLTDVIMPQLAESLVSATIGKWLKKPGDPVEQYEPICELITDKVNAELPSTIDGVMGELLAEEGQVVNVGEVICRIAVPVTASAAANVTNTNTVAANSSNNVAEQNATSTANDTMRARYSPAVQTLAAEHNIDLTLVMGTGMGGRITRKDVLAFIESGGATSPASISASQPTPVVSQPPAPQFVQAQEKKAEEPLRHSGLHLSESPRIPTIEVEGGRGSSSEYLIDVTPIRNTIATRMRQSVSEIPHAWTMIEVDVTNLVALRNKHKDEFKRKEGINLTYLAFMMKAVVSAIKDYPIMNSVWAVDKIIVKRDINISLAVGTEDSVITPVIKKADQKNVAGLAREIDELAQKTREGKLSLEDLQGGTFTVNNTGSFGSILSYPIINYPQAAILTFESIVKRPVVINDMIGVRSMANICLSLDHRILDGVICGRFLQRVKDNIEGYTPDTKLY, from the coding sequence ATGTCTGACAACCAAAAGTTGACTGACGTGATCATGCCGCAGCTGGCGGAATCGCTAGTATCGGCGACGATCGGCAAATGGCTGAAGAAACCGGGCGATCCGGTAGAGCAATACGAACCAATATGTGAGCTTATTACAGATAAGGTAAATGCTGAATTGCCTTCAACGATAGATGGAGTTATGGGTGAACTATTAGCGGAAGAAGGTCAGGTTGTCAATGTCGGCGAAGTCATTTGTCGTATTGCCGTGCCTGTGACTGCATCTGCTGCTGCAAACGTGACTAACACTAACACAGTTGCAGCTAATTCCTCTAATAATGTTGCAGAACAAAATGCGACTTCAACTGCTAACGATACGATGCGTGCACGCTACTCTCCTGCGGTACAGACTTTGGCGGCTGAGCATAACATCGACCTGACTTTAGTTATGGGTACTGGTATGGGTGGCCGAATTACCCGTAAGGATGTGCTGGCCTTCATCGAAAGTGGCGGAGCTACATCTCCAGCTTCGATTTCTGCTAGTCAACCAACCCCAGTGGTGTCACAACCGCCTGCTCCACAGTTCGTTCAAGCCCAAGAGAAGAAGGCGGAAGAGCCTCTTCGCCATTCGGGTCTACATTTGAGCGAATCTCCTCGTATTCCAACAATTGAAGTCGAGGGTGGACGAGGCAGCAGTTCGGAATACCTGATTGATGTAACACCAATCCGGAATACAATCGCTACAAGAATGCGCCAAAGTGTCTCGGAGATTCCGCATGCTTGGACAATGATTGAGGTAGATGTGACTAATCTGGTCGCACTGCGCAATAAACATAAGGATGAGTTCAAGCGTAAAGAAGGTATCAATCTAACCTATCTGGCTTTCATGATGAAGGCTGTTGTGAGTGCGATTAAGGATTACCCGATTATGAACTCTGTCTGGGCTGTAGACAAAATTATTGTCAAACGTGATATCAATATCTCGTTAGCGGTAGGTACTGAAGATTCGGTTATCACTCCTGTAATTAAGAAGGCTGATCAGAAAAACGTTGCCGGGCTGGCACGTGAGATTGATGAATTGGCACAAAAAACCCGCGAAGGCAAACTGAGTCTGGAAGATTTGCAGGGAGGGACTTTCACTGTAAATAATACCGGCTCATTTGGCTCCATTCTTTCTTATCCAATCATTAACTATCCACAGGCAGCGATTTTAACGTTTGAATCGATTGTAAAAAGACCTGTGGTCATTAACGATATGATAGGTGTAAGATCAATGGCTAATATTTGTCTGTCGCTGGATCATCGGATTCTGGACGGAGTGATTTGCGGTCGTTTCTTGCAACGCGTCAAGGATAACATTGAAGGATATACCCCAGATACGAAACTTTACTAA
- the lipB gene encoding lipoyl(octanoyl) transferase LipB has protein sequence MNNSDIRKLQISYDPIMEYGEAWDLQKESVHAIDAGEQPERLILLQHPPTYTIGSQNHPEHLLLDEEQLKEKGIALFEIDRGGDITYHGPGQLVGYPILMLGEEGKVDLRGYLRSLEAVIIDYLASYGIVGERKPEYTGVWVGDEKICAIGVKFNKSKFRKGFVTSHGFAFNITEGISGHGFQGIIPCGITEFGVTSLEECAGRRFELQDVAKELVPYFLRHFPYEEQGESFSDMAVAD, from the coding sequence ATGAATAATTCGGATATTCGTAAGCTGCAGATTTCATATGACCCTATTATGGAGTATGGGGAGGCTTGGGATCTGCAAAAGGAAAGTGTGCACGCCATTGATGCTGGTGAGCAACCGGAACGATTGATTCTTTTGCAGCATCCGCCTACCTATACTATTGGTTCACAGAATCATCCCGAACATCTTCTTCTAGATGAAGAGCAGCTCAAAGAAAAAGGAATTGCGCTGTTTGAAATCGACCGGGGAGGAGATATTACATATCACGGACCGGGTCAGCTTGTAGGTTATCCGATCCTTATGCTCGGTGAAGAAGGTAAGGTGGATTTACGCGGGTACTTGCGCAGTCTGGAAGCAGTGATTATTGATTATTTGGCATCCTACGGAATTGTAGGGGAACGGAAGCCGGAATATACAGGGGTATGGGTTGGTGACGAGAAAATCTGTGCTATTGGCGTCAAGTTTAACAAAAGCAAATTCCGAAAAGGGTTCGTTACCAGCCATGGGTTTGCTTTTAACATTACTGAAGGGATCTCTGGACACGGCTTTCAAGGAATTATTCCATGCGGTATTACCGAATTTGGAGTAACCTCACTAGAAGAATGTGCAGGTCGTCGATTTGAGCTTCAAGATGTGGCCAAAGAATTGGTTCCATATTTTCTAAGACACTTCCCATATGAGGAGCAGGGTGAGTCCTTCAGCGATATGGCTGTGGCTGATTAA
- the prli42 gene encoding stressosome-associated protein Prli42 — translation MQRNKWFKIFIYVMLFAMIASTLFMVIEPFLAG, via the coding sequence ATGCAACGTAATAAGTGGTTCAAAATCTTCATCTACGTCATGTTGTTCGCCATGATTGCCTCTACGCTCTTTATGGTTATCGAGCCTTTCCTTGCGGGTTAA
- a CDS encoding tripeptidase T, whose translation MISQDRLIKEFMELVQVDSETRNERQIADVLKSKFNALGLEVTEDDSQERTGHGAGNLFIKWPAENGGAAPKLLFTCHMDTVVPGQNIKPTLGADGWITSDGTTILGADDKAGLAALFEAIRVIQEQKLPHGQIQFVITAGEESGLLGARSMDPSNLDADFGFALDSNGEVGAIAVAAPTQAKITMQIFGKSAHAGVNPEDGISAIQVASKAIAAMKLGRIDNETTANIGKFAGGGPTNVVCDHVQLDAEARSIVQEKVGDQIASMREALETTVREYGAECEFRSEIIYPAFSFNENDPVVQLAQRAITSMGLTPRLFHSGGGSDANVFNGLDVPTINLAVGYEHIHTTKERIKAEDIVKVAELVVNIVKESVKG comes from the coding sequence GTGATTTCACAAGACAGATTGATTAAAGAATTTATGGAACTTGTCCAAGTTGATAGCGAAACAAGAAATGAACGGCAGATTGCCGATGTGCTTAAGAGCAAGTTTAACGCTCTAGGATTAGAAGTTACCGAAGATGATTCCCAGGAAAGAACCGGACATGGCGCAGGTAATCTATTCATTAAATGGCCAGCTGAGAACGGTGGAGCAGCACCAAAGCTGCTGTTCACTTGCCACATGGATACGGTTGTTCCTGGACAAAATATCAAGCCTACACTTGGCGCGGATGGATGGATTACAAGTGACGGAACTACGATTCTCGGAGCTGATGACAAAGCAGGGCTCGCTGCACTGTTCGAAGCGATTCGAGTAATCCAGGAGCAAAAGCTGCCGCATGGTCAGATTCAGTTCGTAATTACTGCGGGTGAAGAATCTGGATTGCTAGGTGCACGTTCGATGGATCCGAGTAACTTGGATGCAGATTTCGGTTTCGCACTTGATTCTAATGGTGAAGTCGGAGCGATCGCAGTTGCGGCACCTACACAAGCTAAAATTACGATGCAAATCTTCGGAAAATCTGCTCATGCAGGTGTTAATCCAGAAGACGGCATCAGTGCGATTCAAGTAGCCAGCAAAGCGATTGCTGCTATGAAGCTTGGTCGGATCGACAACGAAACGACTGCGAATATCGGTAAATTCGCTGGAGGCGGCCCTACGAATGTGGTGTGCGATCACGTTCAACTGGATGCAGAAGCACGTAGTATCGTGCAGGAGAAGGTGGGCGATCAAATCGCTTCGATGCGTGAAGCACTGGAGACCACTGTCCGCGAATACGGTGCAGAATGCGAATTCCGCAGTGAAATTATTTATCCAGCTTTCAGCTTTAATGAAAATGATCCAGTGGTACAGCTTGCACAACGGGCTATCACTTCTATGGGTCTTACGCCGCGTCTGTTCCACTCTGGTGGAGGAAGTGACGCTAACGTCTTCAATGGCCTGGATGTTCCGACCATTAACCTTGCTGTAGGTTACGAACATATCCATACCACTAAGGAACGGATTAAAGCCGAAGACATCGTTAAGGTGGCTGAGCTTGTAGTGAATATTGTTAAAGAGAGCGTAAAGGGCTAA
- a CDS encoding IS3 family transposase, producing the protein MSDRKKSSAHLQQTKELRFQFIEKHRSEFHLEKMCMSLQVSRSGYYKWRLEKTNTQKLRRTAIMKRIQYHFADHHKRYGSPKITVLLHQEGYTITERTVSVYMRQMKLRSVVCKTYRVQTTDSNHDHPIAPNTLNQQFKILKPNKVWVTDITYIPCRGGRLYLASVMDLCTREIVGWRLENHMETSLVLGALQDAYAAKRPKKGLLHHSDRGSQYTSHEYAKQLKEYGMESSMSRRGNCYDNACIESWHSILKKELIYCNPRFKTKEQAYQALFQYIEFYYNRKRMHGALGYLSPVRFAEQFTGKSVS; encoded by the coding sequence ATTAGCGATCGTAAAAAAAGCAGTGCACATCTTCAGCAAACCAAGGAACTAAGATTCCAGTTTATTGAAAAGCATCGCTCCGAGTTCCACTTGGAGAAGATGTGCATGTCTCTACAGGTGTCAAGGAGCGGATACTACAAGTGGCGGTTAGAAAAAACCAATACACAAAAGCTTCGTAGGACTGCCATAATGAAGCGAATTCAGTATCATTTTGCGGATCATCATAAGCGGTATGGGAGTCCGAAGATCACCGTCCTGTTACATCAAGAAGGCTACACCATTACCGAGCGTACTGTAAGCGTGTATATGCGACAAATGAAGCTTCGTTCCGTTGTGTGTAAAACGTATCGCGTGCAAACTACCGACTCCAATCATGACCACCCGATCGCTCCGAACACTTTAAACCAACAATTTAAGATCCTTAAACCCAACAAAGTATGGGTCACGGATATTACCTATATTCCTTGCCGAGGTGGACGCTTGTATCTAGCCAGTGTAATGGATCTTTGTACGCGTGAAATTGTAGGGTGGCGTCTGGAGAACCATATGGAAACTAGCCTGGTTTTGGGTGCCTTGCAAGATGCTTACGCAGCCAAACGACCCAAAAAGGGCCTATTGCATCACTCCGACCGAGGTTCTCAATATACTTCTCATGAATACGCTAAGCAATTGAAGGAATACGGCATGGAATCCAGCATGAGCCGCAGAGGCAACTGTTACGATAACGCCTGTATCGAGTCATGGCACAGCATTTTGAAGAAGGAACTTATCTATTGCAATCCACGCTTCAAAACCAAGGAGCAAGCCTACCAGGCGCTTTTTCAATACATTGAGTTTTACTATAACCGCAAGCGAATGCATGGTGCGCTGGGGTATCTTTCCCCCGTTCGTTTTGCTGAGCAATTTACTGGAAAATCTGTTTCGTGA
- a CDS encoding transposase has product MGEHRQRYNEEFKKQTVQFIQDQTKTVGDLAEELNIPKSTLHQWMSQYRELKNEPVASRDRVRELEAQLKEMSRQLQEKDNKIADVEEELAIVKKAVHIFSKPRN; this is encoded by the coding sequence ATGGGAGAACATCGACAACGGTATAACGAAGAATTCAAGAAACAGACGGTGCAATTCATTCAAGATCAAACGAAGACGGTAGGTGACTTGGCCGAAGAGCTCAACATCCCTAAAAGTACTCTTCATCAATGGATGAGCCAATACCGAGAACTGAAGAATGAACCGGTAGCCAGCAGGGATCGAGTACGAGAACTTGAGGCGCAGTTGAAAGAAATGAGTCGCCAACTTCAAGAAAAAGATAATAAGATCGCTGATGTGGAAGAAGAATTAGCGATCGTAAAAAAAGCAGTGCACATCTTCAGCAAACCAAGGAACTAA
- a CDS encoding NUDIX hydrolase, translated as MGNQHLYSKPELDEITLSTQPVFDGKIISLQVDTVRLPDGNTATREVVKHPGAVAVLALNNNKMLVVEQYRQPMHRTEVEIPAGKLDKGEDPLVAAGRELQEETGFHSGDLKLLKSFYTSPGFADEIIHLYVTTNAQSGDMSLDEDEFLEVSELTLEEAYQYIADGRIADAKTMMAVYAWHLYTLTGQWN; from the coding sequence ATGGGAAACCAACATTTATACAGTAAACCAGAGCTTGACGAAATAACGCTGTCTACACAGCCTGTATTTGATGGGAAAATTATATCTTTGCAAGTGGACACTGTGAGACTGCCCGACGGTAATACCGCAACACGTGAAGTTGTGAAGCATCCCGGCGCTGTAGCAGTACTGGCTCTGAATAACAACAAAATGCTTGTTGTGGAGCAATACCGTCAGCCTATGCACCGCACAGAGGTGGAGATTCCAGCCGGTAAGCTGGATAAAGGTGAAGATCCATTAGTTGCGGCTGGTCGTGAGTTACAGGAAGAGACAGGTTTTCATAGCGGAGATTTGAAGCTACTTAAATCGTTCTATACTTCCCCCGGCTTTGCCGATGAAATTATACATTTGTACGTGACTACTAACGCTCAATCGGGGGACATGTCGCTTGACGAGGATGAATTCTTAGAGGTCTCGGAGCTTACTTTGGAGGAAGCCTATCAATATATAGCGGACGGACGCATCGCGGACGCGAAGACGATGATGGCGGTGTACGCTTGGCATTTATATACGCTGACAGGCCAATGGAATTAA
- a CDS encoding endonuclease Q family protein, whose product MELTPELKSFYCDLHVHIGRTSEGQAVKISGSHELTFAGIAKEAAERKGLEMIGIIDSHSPGVLRDMERSLESGEMTIAEGGGITYRGTTIILGAEIEIREPGRKECHVLAFMPDVDRMSDFSAWMSRHMRNVNLSSQRLYAPARELQDEIYGRGGILIPAHIFTPHKGLYGCTAERMADIFDLDRIAAVELGLSADSEMAGYLSELDDFTFLTNSDAHSLGKLGREYNVMDLARPSFAELRLALERREGRKVTANFGLNPRLGKYHRTYCGGCGSIIDEAYVTSERCQYCGSLKLVRGVFDRILDIADRKTPVVPANRPPYHYQVPLEFIPGLGKAKMNALLQAFGTEMNILHGCGEAEIASVVGADLAAMIVQARSGVLELSAGGGGTYGKVVQPRK is encoded by the coding sequence ATGGAATTAACACCTGAACTGAAGAGCTTCTATTGCGATCTGCATGTTCATATTGGACGAACGTCGGAAGGACAAGCGGTCAAAATTAGCGGCAGCCATGAGCTCACCTTTGCTGGAATCGCTAAAGAAGCCGCAGAACGCAAGGGACTTGAGATGATCGGCATTATTGATAGTCATTCACCTGGCGTATTGCGTGATATGGAGCGTTCCTTGGAATCAGGAGAGATGACGATAGCTGAAGGTGGAGGGATCACTTACCGGGGGACCACGATCATTCTGGGAGCAGAGATTGAAATCCGTGAACCTGGGCGAAAAGAGTGCCATGTACTCGCCTTCATGCCGGACGTGGACCGTATGTCAGACTTTAGTGCTTGGATGAGCCGTCATATGCGGAATGTGAATCTTAGTTCCCAGCGCCTCTATGCACCCGCTAGGGAGCTTCAGGATGAGATTTATGGCCGTGGGGGCATTCTAATCCCTGCACATATTTTTACGCCTCACAAGGGCTTGTACGGGTGCACTGCGGAACGGATGGCGGACATCTTTGATCTGGATCGTATAGCTGCAGTTGAGCTTGGGCTGAGTGCAGATTCGGAAATGGCTGGTTACCTCTCTGAGCTGGATGACTTCACCTTCCTAACGAACTCTGATGCGCATTCACTAGGCAAACTAGGGCGCGAGTATAATGTAATGGATTTGGCACGACCTTCGTTTGCTGAACTGCGGCTAGCACTTGAACGTAGGGAAGGACGGAAGGTAACTGCCAATTTCGGACTTAACCCCCGACTTGGCAAATACCACCGGACCTACTGTGGAGGCTGTGGCAGTATTATTGACGAAGCTTATGTCACATCGGAGCGCTGCCAGTATTGTGGCAGTCTTAAATTGGTGCGGGGTGTATTCGACCGGATTCTTGATATCGCTGATCGCAAGACACCTGTAGTACCTGCAAACCGCCCGCCATATCATTATCAGGTTCCGCTTGAATTTATACCGGGCCTTGGGAAGGCTAAGATGAATGCTTTGCTGCAAGCTTTTGGCACCGAGATGAACATTTTACATGGTTGTGGTGAAGCTGAAATTGCTAGTGTGGTAGGAGCGGATTTGGCGGCTATGATCGTTCAGGCTCGCTCAGGCGTATTGGAACTATCAGCAGGCGGAGGAGGGACGTACGGTAAAGTCGTACAGCCCAGAAAGTAG
- the spoIIM gene encoding stage II sporulation protein M produces the protein MRNLRLMMKEQTPLYIFVGVLFLVGVVFGALIVSALTMDQQQELGDYLGNFFVTVDQQGLPAAPDSYWSIAALNLKWIGLIWILGLSVIGLPGILILDFLKGVLIGFTVGCLVSQYSWHGMLFALVSVAPHNLVLIPVLLVSSAAAIAFSLQMIRSRVLGQRRTPVTRPFTMYTILSLVMALLILGISSFETYVTPIMMRWVTPSLVQAVTTLGLQ, from the coding sequence ATGCGTAATTTAAGGCTGATGATGAAGGAACAGACGCCTCTGTATATTTTTGTCGGCGTGTTATTTCTGGTGGGTGTTGTATTTGGGGCTCTTATCGTTAGTGCGCTTACGATGGATCAGCAACAGGAGCTGGGGGATTATCTGGGGAATTTCTTTGTAACGGTTGATCAGCAGGGTCTACCAGCAGCACCTGATTCTTACTGGAGTATAGCGGCCTTAAATCTGAAATGGATCGGGCTGATCTGGATCCTTGGGTTATCAGTCATTGGGCTGCCGGGAATCTTGATTCTTGATTTTCTTAAAGGGGTATTGATCGGCTTTACGGTCGGTTGTCTAGTGAGTCAATATTCATGGCATGGGATGCTGTTCGCACTAGTCTCTGTGGCTCCGCACAATCTGGTGCTGATCCCTGTGCTGTTAGTAAGTAGTGCGGCGGCGATCGCCTTTTCCTTGCAGATGATTCGTAGCCGAGTGTTAGGACAACGCCGGACGCCGGTGACCCGACCTTTTACAATGTACACGATATTGTCACTTGTGATGGCACTGTTGATTTTGGGCATTTCTAGTTTTGAGACCTATGTCACGCCGATCATGATGCGCTGGGTTACGCCCTCACTTGTACAAGCGGTGACGACCTTGGGCTTGCAGTAA
- a CDS encoding Fur family transcriptional regulator — protein sequence MEARIDKIKQQLQSQGYKLTPQREATLRVLLENEEDHLSAEDVFMLVKEKAPEIGLATVYRTLELLSELHVVEKINFGDGVARYDLRTDTSKHHHHHLICVQCGSMDEIREDWLGPLEERLEKEFNFTVLDHRLDFHGICYRCSDKNNTNGNPS from the coding sequence ATGGAAGCCCGGATAGACAAGATTAAGCAACAGTTACAATCCCAAGGATACAAGCTTACACCCCAACGGGAAGCGACCTTAAGAGTGCTGCTGGAGAATGAGGAAGATCATCTTAGTGCAGAAGATGTATTTATGCTTGTGAAAGAGAAAGCTCCCGAGATCGGTCTTGCGACTGTATATCGTACCCTGGAACTGCTTAGCGAGCTTCATGTCGTAGAAAAGATTAACTTCGGTGACGGTGTCGCCCGTTATGATCTGCGAACAGATACTTCGAAGCACCATCATCATCATTTGATTTGTGTGCAATGTGGTAGTATGGATGAGATCCGCGAAGATTGGCTAGGTCCGTTAGAAGAGCGACTGGAGAAAGAATTTAATTTCACAGTGCTTGATCATAGACTTGATTTTCATGGGATATGCTATCGGTGTAGCGATAAGAATAATACAAACGGAAATCCGTCCTAA
- a CDS encoding DUF4227 family protein, whose protein sequence is MIVSVPKTVRKLYFMIMFVALSYLLYYAMSWLGEWISPIENYGIPEGTAVRAFDHADRGDDGLDTRQRLRFYYWYGE, encoded by the coding sequence ATGATCGTTTCTGTGCCCAAAACAGTTCGAAAGCTGTATTTTATGATCATGTTTGTGGCTCTAAGCTATTTACTCTACTATGCTATGAGCTGGCTAGGTGAATGGATTAGTCCGATAGAGAATTATGGAATTCCTGAAGGCACTGCCGTTCGGGCATTTGATCATGCCGATCGTGGTGATGATGGTTTGGATACAAGGCAGCGCTTGCGTTTCTATTACTGGTACGGAGAATGA
- the xerD gene encoding site-specific tyrosine recombinase XerD has protein sequence MKSHLQPFLHYLSGDKGLSPNTLESYGRDVSQFLEFADERGARQPDEIRRSHVMLYLGSLRGAGRATATLNRNAVSLRAFFHYLLKERLIEQDPTLDMETMKPDKKPPMVLTISEIEQLLAAPDVSTPQGVRDKAMLELLYATGIKVSELISLNVDDVHTDMKFARCTGNSGKERVVPIGTIAAESVAAYTSLMRDKLLRDHQEEPAMFLNSLGGRLTRQGFWKIIKKYAREANIEQDITPHTLRHSFAAHLLEGGADLRSVQQMLGHADISTTQIYNGIARKNMKEVYESHHPRAR, from the coding sequence ATGAAGTCACACTTGCAGCCGTTTTTACATTATTTGTCCGGAGATAAAGGTTTGTCCCCGAATACACTGGAATCTTACGGTAGGGATGTATCGCAGTTTCTAGAGTTTGCTGATGAGCGGGGGGCTAGGCAGCCTGATGAGATCCGAAGATCTCATGTGATGTTATATCTTGGCTCATTACGCGGAGCGGGACGAGCAACGGCAACGTTGAACAGGAACGCAGTATCTCTCCGTGCTTTTTTCCATTATTTGCTGAAGGAACGTTTGATTGAGCAGGATCCAACACTGGATATGGAGACCATGAAGCCTGATAAGAAACCTCCTATGGTGCTTACCATTTCGGAAATTGAGCAGTTGTTGGCTGCGCCGGATGTGAGTACGCCACAAGGGGTACGTGACAAGGCGATGCTGGAATTGCTCTATGCAACAGGCATTAAGGTCTCTGAATTAATCTCGCTTAACGTGGACGATGTGCATACGGATATGAAATTTGCACGTTGTACAGGAAATTCTGGCAAGGAACGGGTGGTTCCCATTGGAACCATTGCTGCTGAGAGTGTAGCGGCTTACACTTCACTTATGCGGGACAAGCTGCTTCGTGATCATCAGGAGGAGCCAGCCATGTTCCTGAATAGTCTAGGCGGGAGATTAACTCGGCAAGGCTTTTGGAAAATCATAAAAAAATACGCGCGGGAAGCAAACATTGAGCAGGATATTACACCACATACACTTAGGCATTCCTTCGCAGCCCATCTACTGGAAGGCGGAGCAGATTTGCGTTCCGTGCAACAAATGCTGGGCCATGCCGATATTTCGACGACTCAGATTTACAACGGTATCGCCCGTAAGAATATGAAGGAAGTATATGAGAGTCACCATCCTAGGGCTCGCTAA